The sequence GAGCAGGTACAAGATGTCCTTGTGCCGATCCTTCTCGGACAGCAGGTCCACCTCGTCGAGAATCAGAATCAAGCGGCCGGCATGGGCATCGCAGAACCGCAGCCAGAGTTCGTCGAGGCTACAGCCGCGCGGCTTCACGCACAGTAGGTGGGCGAGGATCTTGAAGCTGGTGTTGTGCTGGCGGCAGTTGACGTAACACACGGTGGCTTGGCCGCGAAGCAGGCGCTGGATGTACTTGAGCATGAGGGTCTTGCCGCAGCCACGGCTGCCGAAGATGAACAGGTGGTTGGGAATACCGGTTTTGAGATAACGGAGGCAGGCGTCGATGATCGGCTTGATCTCCTCGCGCATGAGCGGCTGCTCAGGGATGTGATTGAAATCGAAGACGTGAAAATCCTTGATGCGGTGCAGGCTCTGGTCGAGCGCGTGCACCCGCTCGCTGAAATAGTCGGCAATGCCCATGGTCGCGTAAACTTCACCGCACGCGTAAACCCTCACGACTTTATAAGCTTATCGGTGGTGGCGATCTGAGAAGCCCGTGCCTCGAGCTGCTCAAGCTGTTGCTTCCAGTGGATGACCTGCTCTCGCGATGCCGCGAGATCGGGGCGATCGAGTGCTTCGCGCACGCTGTTCGCGGCGGCCGAAAACGCGATCTGCAGGTCCAGCATCTCCTCATCGAGGTGGTCGGCAATATCGAAGGAAGTCGAGGATGCCAGAGATCGCTCCTGTATTCTGAGCCTGCGCCACTCGACGACTCCGGCCATGCGGTCCACTAGCTGGGCTAGGTCACGCAGGATGCCGGGGATGTCGATGTGCATCCTGGATTGAGGTCAAGCGGCCTTTTAAGCTTTTCCTGCCTGGCCACCGAACGTTATCAGTATGCCTCTTCGTGGTCCTGCTCGTCGTAGCCATTCCGGTAGGTGAAATCGCCGAAGCGGTCGCCGACCGTATCGAGGAGATCCTCGACATTCTTGTCGATGGATTCCACGCGCTCAAGGATACGTTCCAGGAGGTCAGTGGTTTCTCGTTGGGTGTTGTATTGTGCTGTCATTCTGGAGTGATGGCGGATGGGTATTTAAGCCTGCCGGCCGTTTCGTTACCGGAGGCAAGTGGTAACGGGCTTCAGCGTACTGCCGGCCGACGTCCTCGTCCGAGGGCCGCAGGTAGACGCTGGTGGCCTTGAGCGACTTGTGGCCGACCTGGCGCTGCACGATCGGCAGCGGCAGCTTGTACACGTGGACGTAGTGCATGATGTGGCTGTGCCGCAGCGAGTGGATGGTCAGCTCGCGAAGGATCCTGCCCTGGCGGTCGCGGGCGTATTCCCGCTCCAGGCCGGCGGCGCGGATATAGCGGGCGAAGATCTGACGCAGGCGATTCTCGGTGTAATGCCGGCGGCCGCTGCGGCCGGGGTGGAACAGGTACTCGTCCGGCCGGTGGATGTGCAGGCTGCGCTGGGCCATGCGGCCATCCTGGCGGAGCAGGCTCTTGAGCTCGTTCATCAGGCCGGCGGGCAGGTGGCTCACCCGGCGCTGACGCGTCTTGGTGTTTTCGGCGGGGAAGTACACCGTGTTGCGGGTGAACGAGAGGTGGCGGAGCTGGATCCGGACGAATTCCCCCACCCGGCAGCCGAGCTCGTAGATAACCCGCATCATCAGCTTATGGCGGTAGTCCTCGATCGCATCGAGAAACTGGTTCCATTCCTCAACGGTCAGATACCGAATCGTCTCGCCAAATCGCTCGTAAGTGGGCTGTTTTCGCGGAGATTTCACATTTGACAAAACCGGGCTTTCGGCCGGCGATTCTGCGCTGGGGATGGTGCTGGTTGGGGCCATTTTCTTCACATATGGTCCCAAATGTGAAATCAGGGTGGTTATTAAACCTGCTGCTGGGCATTGAGAAAGTGAGAATTGCGCAGCTTAACCAATGTCTCGGCAGCCTTCCCAGTGACTTCAGGAAGGCGCCGTCTGCGTCTCGGGTGAAGATGCCGGGCGGGTGGTCGGACCCGCGTTGCCCGCCGGCAAATGATCAATCTTGATCCGGCAAAGCAGCGTTGACCTCGCATCACGCCCCATGATCAAACCCCAGAGTGTGTCGTCGGCGAAGGAAAGGTACTCGTAGCGCCCCGGGAACTTGTCGATAATTGCATCTTCAAGTGTCGCGGCCTCCAGGGCCAGTTCGGGGTCAACTTCGTAGACCCAGCCGGCGTCGCTAGAAACCCACAGGCGGTTGGGGCCGAAGGCCGTGCCGGTTATGGACCGGTCCTTGGAGCGTATGAATATCCGTTCCCCCGATTCCATGTCCACCGCGTGGACGCCGATACGGTTGCTGATGGTGTCATTTTCTGCGAACCAGAACCGCCGCCCATCACAGGACAACCCGCAGGCGAATCCTATGGGCAGCGTGTGGAGCGGCGAGCGGTTGCCCTGCGGATCGATCTTCCACAACTGCGCCCGGTCGCTCACCAGGAAGGCGGAGGAGAGGCCGTAGAGAATCCCCTCCCAAGTCGCCAAGGAAGTGACCATGCCGATACGCACGTCCGAGGCCAAAGGGACATCCGGACTCTTGGGGCTCCGGCGCTGGAAAATCCGGTCCGGCCCCGGCCCGGTGATCAGGGCGATTTCGTCGCCGAGCATGGCAAAACCGCCGAACGGAGGCTGCGTCAGCAACACCGGGATGGCGCTGAGGATATCTCCATAGCCAAACTGTACTTTCTGGATCGACAGGTTCGCGCGGAGCTGCTGCCCCTCCAGGGCCTCCACACGAACGGCGTCTCCCGCCATCACCCAACCATTGGCCACGACCTCGAGGCGTTGGCTCTGCCCGTGCGGAAGCTCCAGGACGTAGGCGCCGCTGGCGCCGGTGCGCGCGGACTGCCCCTGTTGGCTCCTCACGGTGACGCCGGAAACCCCCAGGAAAGTGGACGTATTCTGAACGAAGCCAACAACACTGGTCACGCCCTGGGACCGCCGCGCGGTCACGGAGTCGATGGCCAGGCGGATGTGGCCCTCCGGGAAACCTCCCGCCGGTCGGACACCCGCCAGCAGACGAAGGTGCCATCGCCCCAGGCTGGAGACGCTGACCAGGTCCTCCGGGACGGTCTGGTCGCCGGCGTACACAACGGCCATGTTCGAGTCCGTGGACAGGACGATCTTCAGCTTCTGGCGCGGAAGCTTGAGTTCCGGGTCCGGGCCCCCGCTGCGTTGCCAGAGGATCACGCCGCCGGAATCGTTGGCGGTTGGCGCCTGACCATCGGTCAGGATTACCTGCACTGCGCCGCGCGGCGATTCCGCCGACAGGACGATCCCGATGGTGACGGTGCCATGGCGCCTGAGATCGGGCCTGGAATCGACCCACACACTCTGAGCCACGGTGTTGCCATCCGATGACACGGCGCTGGCACTAAGTACGAGGGAGCCGTCAGAAAGGGCGACACTGGCGTGATGCTCGGCTTTTCCCGTCTGATCGAGGCAATCAGCGACTTGCCCATCCTGCCAAAGGCGGGTATTGAGCCGGGAGCCACTGAAGTCATCGCTCAAAATCGTTCCATTAGGCCAGAAAGCCCAAGTACCCACGGCGAGGGCGACAGCGCTGACCACGACAATCATCACACGGACCCGCGACCCGAAGAGCCGTCGCCCGAACTTTCGCGCTTGGCGGCTAATGCGTCCGCGTGGTCCTAGGGACTCCTGACCTTTCGCGATCCGCTGCAGGTCACTGATGACGTCGGTCATGTCAGCGTAGCGATCGCGCAGTTTGCGGGCCATCGCGCCCTCTACCACCGCGGTCAGAGCGTCCAAGCCGCCCGTCTTTTGTTCCCGAATTGTTGGCGGTGGCCCCGATCGCACCTGACGTAGCACCTCGTCTGAGGATTCGCCGCTGTAAGGCGGATGGCCACTAAGCATCTCGTAAAGCATCGCCCCGAACGAATATATGTCGCAACGGAAATCCCCCGCTCGCCCCTCGGCCACTTCCGGGGCGATGTAGGGCGCCGTGCCCTCGCAGGGCGAGTGGCCGGCGTCAATGATCGACTCGTTGACCAGTGTCGTTTTCCCCAGCCCGAAGTCAGCAAGGTAGGCTTCGCCCATTCCATCCAGCAAGACGTTCCCGGGTTTCAGGTCGCGGTGAATGATGCCTTTGGAGTGTGCGAAGTCGAGCGCCTCGGCCACCTGCAAGGCAATATCCAGAGTCTCTTTTCCCTGGTCTTCCGGCGCGCACAAGCCGCCCTCCGGTTCTGTGAGCCGTTCCTCCGATCCGTCATTCGCATTCCGGAATCCGCAGTCCGCAATATGCTCGGCGACACTGCCGCCCTCCATGTATGGCATGACGAAGTACGGACCCTCCGAGCGCTCGGAAACCTCCAGAACGGGCATGATGTGGGGATGCGCGAGCTTGCGCATGTGGCGGGCCTCGGCCAGAAAGCGGTGGACTACCCGTCGTTCGCGCATGTACTCCGGCTTGAGCATCTTGATGGCCACACGGCTTCCGCTGGCCGGGTCGCGGGCCAGCAGCACCAGGCTCATGCCCCCCTCGCCGATCACCCTCAGGATTCCGTACCGATCCAGCCGGGCGAGCAGGCCAGGATGCGTCGGCGGGTCCAGAAGGCGCGCCTGGAGGAGCGGCGCCGTGGCATCGAAAGTCATGGGATTCGGTGAGCGAGAAAGGTCCGGCTGGTCGCTCATGGCGGCTGGCCTCCCCCGGCCTGAAGCACGGCCCGCCCTTCACGAAAGATCGTTTTGACCCGCTCCTCTACCCAGGCTTGGCTCAAGGCCCAGTCGATGCCGGTCATCAAGTCCCCATCTTCAAGCTGGCTGATCCGCTCCCCGCAGCGCGTGCGCGCCACGAGGATGCTGGCGTAATACAGCACGTCGGCCACTTCGCGGGGCAGCGGGCTCTCCGGGTGGGCGGCCATGGCCTTGGCAAAGTCCTTCGTCATCCTGAGGAGTTCCAGCGGGGGACGGGGGTGCGTGAACAGGTCGGCGAAGCTCCGGACCAGCAATCCTTCGGCGGACGCCAATGCGGAGAGTTTGCCGGCGAGGCCGGGGTCAAGACCTCCGAGGTCGTACTGGATCGATACCGACATCTGGTGCCGGGAGATCGCCTCGAGTTCCTCCGGGCGCCAAGGGCGCGATTGGCCACAATCGGGCGCCAGCAGTTGGCCGAGCCCCCACCGCTTCGCCTTGTGAACGTCAGGACCGGTAGTCATAACGTCTGCCTTCCCTCAACAAGCACCACGAACGGCCCGTGAGCGGGTGTGTCGTAGCAGGCCGCCCCATGAATTGATACGGAAGGTCCGCCAGAATCATGCGCCGCCGCTGGTCAGAATCCTCTGAAGGTCGGCCAGCTCCTCGTCGATTTCGGATTCATCGGCCGCATATTCCCCCACGATGTCGCGCAGGATTCGCACGAACATACGCTTGGCCGTGGTCAGTGTGTTACCCGCCTGCACCGGAGACACAAATCCATATTGCTCAACGAGTTGCGCGAAAGGGACCGGCTGGGCATCTTCCAGGGCCGGCACCAGCACGCGGGCATTGAAAACCGCCCATCTCAGCGGGTGGTCCGCGTCGCATTCCGTTCTCATGCGTTCGATGGCCCGGCCGAGGATCTCGCGGGCCCAGGCGGTCTCGAAGCCGACGTCCGGCGACTCGTCCTGGCGTAAGGGCTCCGCTATGGCGTCGATGTCGCCGAACTCGCGCTTATTCTGTCTGAGCCAGTCGTAAGTATATCTATCCAAAGCGGTCAGGATGAGCGCGCGGAAACGGCCTCGTTGAGGATCGGCCTGAGCGAACAGGCGCCGCGCCAATACCTTGTCGGCCACAAAACCCTGCAGCAGGTCCTTGGACTCGTGGACGCCCACGCGGCCAGCAAAGCGGTAACGGAGGTGAACCAGAAGGGCGGAGTAGTAACGTTGAAGCAGCCTTGCCAAGGCATCCTGCACATCTCGGGCGTCTGGCCCGCTGGTCCGGGCGATGATGGACCAGTGGGTGCTCGGGAATCCACCGCGGTGGCTTGACGAATCTCGGTTCATCAGCAGGGTCTCGGTTCGGCCAGCGAGAAGAGTCTTACATCTTAGCTTACCATGAGATGGGGGTGGAGGCAAGCGCCTTGCCGCCGCATATCCGCCACCGGGTCCCGCTCCAGAAAAACCTGGAAAGCCACGCAGAATCCGGGTCTTGCCACCGTATCGAATTGTGATCGATCGCTCCTCGCCGCGTTGGCGAAGGGCGCGGTCAATATGCAACCTTCACGACTACCCTGGTCCGTTGGGCAGTGCGGTTGTATGCCTGGCCCCCCGCGTAGCGGCTGCAAAGAAGGTCAAAGCGAAGTTCAGGCTCGTAATGCAAATCCAGAA comes from Phycisphaerae bacterium and encodes:
- a CDS encoding site-specific integrase → MKSPRKQPTYERFGETIRYLTVEEWNQFLDAIEDYRHKLMMRVIYELGCRVGEFVRIQLRHLSFTRNTVYFPAENTKTRQRRVSHLPAGLMNELKSLLRQDGRMAQRSLHIHRPDEYLFHPGRSGRRHYTENRLRQIFARYIRAAGLEREYARDRQGRILRELTIHSLRHSHIMHYVHVYKLPLPIVQRQVGHKSLKATSVYLRPSDEDVGRQYAEARYHLPPVTKRPAGLNTHPPSLQNDSTIQHPTRNH
- a CDS encoding serine/threonine protein kinase: MSDQPDLSRSPNPMTFDATAPLLQARLLDPPTHPGLLARLDRYGILRVIGEGGMSLVLLARDPASGSRVAIKMLKPEYMRERRVVHRFLAEARHMRKLAHPHIMPVLEVSERSEGPYFVMPYMEGGSVAEHIADCGFRNANDGSEERLTEPEGGLCAPEDQGKETLDIALQVAEALDFAHSKGIIHRDLKPGNVLLDGMGEAYLADFGLGKTTLVNESIIDAGHSPCEGTAPYIAPEVAEGRAGDFRCDIYSFGAMLYEMLSGHPPYSGESSDEVLRQVRSGPPPTIREQKTGGLDALTAVVEGAMARKLRDRYADMTDVISDLQRIAKGQESLGPRGRISRQARKFGRRLFGSRVRVMIVVVSAVALAVGTWAFWPNGTILSDDFSGSRLNTRLWQDGQVADCLDQTGKAEHHASVALSDGSLVLSASAVSSDGNTVAQSVWVDSRPDLRRHGTVTIGIVLSAESPRGAVQVILTDGQAPTANDSGGVILWQRSGGPDPELKLPRQKLKIVLSTDSNMAVVYAGDQTVPEDLVSVSSLGRWHLRLLAGVRPAGGFPEGHIRLAIDSVTARRSQGVTSVVGFVQNTSTFLGVSGVTVRSQQGQSARTGASGAYVLELPHGQSQRLEVVANGWVMAGDAVRVEALEGQQLRANLSIQKVQFGYGDILSAIPVLLTQPPFGGFAMLGDEIALITGPGPDRIFQRRSPKSPDVPLASDVRIGMVTSLATWEGILYGLSSAFLVSDRAQLWKIDPQGNRSPLHTLPIGFACGLSCDGRRFWFAENDTISNRIGVHAVDMESGERIFIRSKDRSITGTAFGPNRLWVSSDAGWVYEVDPELALEAATLEDAIIDKFPGRYEYLSFADDTLWGLIMGRDARSTLLCRIKIDHLPAGNAGPTTRPASSPETQTAPS
- a CDS encoding sigma-70 family RNA polymerase sigma factor, whose product is MNRDSSSHRGGFPSTHWSIIARTSGPDARDVQDALARLLQRYYSALLVHLRYRFAGRVGVHESKDLLQGFVADKVLARRLFAQADPQRGRFRALILTALDRYTYDWLRQNKREFGDIDAIAEPLRQDESPDVGFETAWAREILGRAIERMRTECDADHPLRWAVFNARVLVPALEDAQPVPFAQLVEQYGFVSPVQAGNTLTTAKRMFVRILRDIVGEYAADESEIDEELADLQRILTSGGA